Proteins encoded by one window of Natronomonas salsuginis:
- a CDS encoding universal stress protein, producing the protein MYTIVAGVDTDTDRARRVAEEITGLPIDDVHVILTHSFEKNPEGASIDQVGAARKARNLLESHGIEVSFEERSGNPATIVNAVADDADADLICVAGRERSPAGKAVFGSVTQDVILNTDRPVLVCGN; encoded by the coding sequence ATGTACACCATCGTCGCCGGTGTCGACACCGACACGGATCGGGCGCGCCGAGTCGCAGAGGAGATCACAGGGCTGCCGATCGACGACGTTCACGTGATTCTCACCCACTCGTTCGAGAAGAATCCCGAAGGTGCCTCGATCGATCAGGTCGGTGCCGCGCGGAAGGCCCGTAACCTGCTGGAATCACACGGTATCGAAGTCTCGTTCGAGGAGCGAAGCGGCAACCCGGCGACGATCGTCAATGCCGTCGCCGACGACGCCGACGCCGACCTGATCTGCGTCGCGGGGCGCGAGCGGAGCCCGGCAGGCAAGGCCGTCTTCGGCAGCGTAACGCAGGACGTCATCCTGAACACCGACCGTCCGGTGCTCGTCTGCGGGAACTGA
- a CDS encoding M48 family metalloprotease, with product MQHVGLKARMAVVGSVLFAFYALVAIVAVEAFGVGVPIVLLGTIGFAGFQYLVGKKVALWSVGAEDMPEDRYPGIHRAVEGIADDMNLDKPRLMVADMGVPNAFAVGRRGAGVVVVSSELIRLLNDDELEGVLAHELAHIDNRDVITMVMGQSIASMLGMAAYFAIAFSRDGGIGNIVLGYLASILVQTVAMVFVLAISRYREYVADADAAQHVGGDAMARALQKISSAGKRGDADMSDNVAALCIFGGERSALERLFATHPPIEKRIEAVRDVERSHY from the coding sequence ATGCAACACGTCGGACTCAAAGCCAGAATGGCGGTCGTCGGGAGCGTGCTCTTCGCCTTCTACGCGCTCGTGGCCATCGTCGCCGTCGAGGCCTTCGGCGTCGGAGTGCCGATCGTCCTCCTGGGCACGATCGGTTTCGCCGGCTTTCAGTACCTCGTCGGCAAGAAGGTCGCGCTGTGGAGCGTCGGTGCCGAGGACATGCCCGAGGACCGCTATCCGGGCATCCACCGCGCCGTCGAGGGGATCGCCGACGACATGAACCTCGACAAGCCCCGGCTGATGGTCGCCGACATGGGCGTCCCGAACGCGTTCGCGGTCGGCCGCCGCGGCGCGGGCGTCGTCGTCGTCTCCTCGGAGCTGATCCGGCTGTTGAACGACGACGAACTCGAAGGTGTGCTCGCCCACGAACTCGCGCACATCGACAACCGCGACGTGATCACGATGGTGATGGGGCAATCGATCGCCTCGATGCTCGGGATGGCGGCGTACTTCGCCATCGCCTTCTCGCGAGACGGCGGCATCGGGAACATCGTCCTCGGCTACCTCGCCAGCATCCTCGTCCAGACCGTCGCGATGGTGTTCGTGCTCGCGATCTCGCGGTACCGCGAGTACGTCGCCGACGCCGACGCCGCCCAGCACGTCGGCGGCGACGCGATGGCGCGGGCGCTGCAGAAGATCTCCAGCGCCGGCAAGCGGGGCGACGCCGACATGAGCGACAACGTCGCCGCGCTGTGCATCTTCGGCGGCGAGCGGTCCGCGCTCGAACGGCTCTTCGCGACCCACCCGCCGATCGAAAAGCGGATCGAGGCTGTCCGGGACGTCGAGCGAAGCCACTACTGA
- a CDS encoding DUF7839 domain-containing protein — protein MVDVLDNKRSATKFRVLVEIAERQPAVNQGEIAEAVGVTSQAVSEYIRELVDEDFVDKEARSRYRVTKQGVDWLFQQASDVRRFADHVTEDVLGSMQEDAAFATAGIEAGDTVSLSIEDGLLHATPGGGGPATGVATTDAEAGAVVGVTGFAGIIDLDPGEVTVFQVAPIRSGSPHGSKTLAEAARAADVVAAAGVEAVAVLRASDATPDVTFAAGEVAADAAGRGLDVVVVATTDLAGRVTDALRDAGLAYEVDDL, from the coding sequence ATGGTCGACGTCCTCGACAACAAGCGGTCCGCGACGAAGTTCCGCGTGCTCGTCGAGATCGCCGAACGGCAGCCGGCGGTGAACCAAGGGGAGATCGCCGAGGCGGTCGGCGTGACGAGCCAGGCGGTCTCGGAGTACATCCGCGAACTCGTCGACGAGGACTTCGTCGACAAGGAGGCGCGCTCGCGGTACCGGGTGACAAAGCAGGGAGTCGATTGGCTGTTCCAGCAGGCCTCCGACGTGCGCCGGTTCGCCGATCACGTCACCGAGGACGTCCTCGGCAGTATGCAGGAGGACGCCGCCTTCGCGACTGCCGGTATCGAGGCCGGCGACACGGTCTCGCTGTCGATCGAGGACGGCTTGCTCCACGCCACGCCCGGCGGCGGCGGACCGGCGACCGGCGTGGCGACCACCGACGCGGAGGCGGGGGCCGTCGTCGGCGTCACCGGGTTCGCCGGCATCATCGATCTCGATCCCGGCGAGGTGACCGTCTTTCAGGTCGCACCGATCCGCTCGGGTTCCCCCCACGGCTCGAAGACGCTGGCCGAGGCCGCCCGTGCGGCCGACGTGGTCGCCGCCGCTGGCGTCGAAGCGGTCGCGGTACTCAGAGCGTCCGACGCCACCCCCGACGTCACGTTCGCCGCAGGCGAGGTCGCCGCCGACGCGGCGGGTCGCGGACTGGACGTGGTCGTCGTCGCCACGACGGATCTCGCGGGTCGCGTCACCGACGCGCTTCGGGACGCGGGGCTCGCCTACGAAGTCGACGACCTCTGA
- a CDS encoding amidohydrolase family protein produces the protein MSERPDDGFAPAIDAHVHLFPERLASAIQRTLTDAAGWEFEYAIDRPSMESTLVDAGVERYVALPYAHKAGVAVGLNEWLAAEAADSDRLIPFATVHPDDDGVGEIVREAFEAGARGLKFHCPVQECAPADPRIESALEVAVEYDRPITYHGGTAPMYEDDPNVGADRFAEVVESFPDLRVNCAHMGTYEVDAFVEMAREHENVYLDTTFAMSTEAEEIMGFDPSSIDDEVFETLSGSIMYGSDFPNIPYPYRAERAELLGRDLSAETYRDIFYRTAIDFLGLDD, from the coding sequence ATGTCGGAGAGGCCCGACGATGGATTCGCGCCGGCGATCGATGCCCACGTCCACCTGTTCCCGGAACGGCTCGCGAGTGCGATCCAGCGGACGCTCACCGACGCGGCCGGCTGGGAGTTCGAGTACGCCATCGACCGACCATCGATGGAATCGACGCTGGTCGACGCCGGCGTCGAGCGATACGTCGCGTTGCCGTACGCGCACAAGGCCGGTGTGGCGGTCGGGCTCAACGAGTGGCTCGCCGCGGAGGCGGCCGACTCCGACCGACTCATCCCGTTCGCGACGGTTCATCCCGACGACGACGGGGTCGGCGAGATCGTCCGGGAGGCGTTCGAGGCCGGCGCTCGGGGCCTGAAGTTTCACTGCCCGGTACAGGAGTGTGCGCCGGCGGATCCGCGGATCGAATCCGCGCTCGAGGTTGCCGTCGAGTACGACCGGCCGATCACCTACCACGGGGGCACCGCGCCGATGTATGAGGACGACCCGAACGTCGGGGCCGATCGCTTCGCCGAAGTGGTCGAGTCGTTCCCCGACCTCCGGGTCAACTGCGCGCACATGGGCACCTATGAGGTCGACGCGTTCGTCGAGATGGCCCGCGAACACGAGAACGTCTACCTCGACACGACGTTCGCGATGTCGACGGAGGCCGAGGAGATAATGGGGTTCGACCCTTCGAGCATCGACGACGAGGTGTTCGAGACGCTCTCGGGATCGATCATGTACGGGAGCGACTTCCCGAACATCCCCTACCCCTACCGGGCGGAGCGGGCCGAACTGCTCGGACGGGACCTGTCGGCGGAGACGTATCGGGACATCTTCTACCGGACGGCGATCGACTTCCTCGGGCTCGACGATTAG
- the dapA gene encoding 4-hydroxy-tetrahydrodipicolinate synthase has product MTHDTFTGVFPAMTTPFDDDERIDHDTLRDHAQRLETAGVDGLVPVGTTGESATMTHDEHIEVVETVVDAVEDVPVIAGSGSNNTREAIDLSERSADAGADGLLLISPYYNNPEPAGMEHHFRTIADAVDLPQVIYNVPSRTGRDIAIETAVSLASHENIVGYKAASGDLNRINEVIERTRSENFGVLSGDDALTLPIIAQGGTGCISVSANVEPERTVALVGAALENDFDRARELQYELGDLFRTLFVETNPIPINEAMEIRGIHSATMRSPLSPLQPEHRERLEAVLDELER; this is encoded by the coding sequence ATGACCCACGACACATTCACCGGCGTGTTCCCCGCGATGACCACGCCGTTCGACGACGACGAGCGCATCGACCACGACACCCTCCGCGACCACGCCCAACGGCTCGAAACCGCGGGCGTCGACGGGCTCGTTCCCGTCGGCACGACCGGCGAATCGGCCACGATGACCCACGACGAGCACATCGAGGTCGTCGAGACGGTCGTCGACGCGGTCGAGGACGTCCCGGTCATCGCCGGCTCCGGATCGAACAACACCCGCGAAGCGATCGACCTCTCCGAGCGCTCCGCCGACGCCGGCGCGGACGGCTTGCTTCTCATCTCGCCGTACTACAACAACCCCGAACCGGCCGGCATGGAACACCACTTCCGGACGATCGCCGACGCGGTCGATCTCCCACAGGTCATCTACAACGTCCCGAGCCGAACCGGACGAGACATCGCGATCGAGACGGCTGTCTCGCTGGCCTCCCACGAGAACATCGTGGGATACAAGGCTGCAAGCGGGGATCTCAACCGGATCAACGAGGTAATCGAGCGAACCAGAAGCGAAAACTTCGGCGTGCTATCGGGCGACGACGCGCTCACCCTACCGATCATCGCACAGGGTGGCACCGGCTGCATCAGCGTCTCGGCGAACGTCGAACCCGAGCGCACGGTCGCGCTGGTCGGCGCGGCCTTAGAGAACGACTTCGACCGCGCCCGAGAGCTCCAATACGAACTCGGCGACCTCTTCCGGACGCTGTTCGTCGAGACGAACCCGATCCCGATCAACGAGGCGATGGAGATCCGGGGGATCCACTCGGCGACGATGCGGTCGCCGCTCAGCCCACTCCAGCCCGAGCACCGCGAGCGACTCGAGGCGGTCCTCGACGAGCTCGAACGATGA
- a CDS encoding phenylacetate--CoA ligase family protein, producing the protein MYDSTVLADLEEQLERAAEHDLYAEAFAEADVDPTDLGSWADFQSIPFTESGDLKADFDAHGPEGSLYTEGAMISFSPLGDDLAPMFDTRADLDYEAEVNADLFEAAGIKPGDRVLNTFGYHLFGTGILLQRGLEELGAEVFPVGPGDSEQAAGFISEYDVDVLVGNPSFALKIAEAGASVDVLVGGGEPFTSIPGYREEVKDALDCETAIDYFGTRHVLPIAAETDAENGLRVATDYAIVEIVDPDSGEPLPLGERGEVVVTHRRKEGFPLVRFRTGDLAELERRGDDLVLPDGVIGRTDDRLKVKGVKVYPESIPAVLAAFDGLTGEFAVRVTRPESTDHLEIVCEGTADEAELAEALASRLVISPDELTLVDDLEEPGVFDERY; encoded by the coding sequence ATGTACGACAGCACGGTGCTTGCCGACCTCGAGGAGCAACTGGAGCGGGCGGCCGAACACGACCTCTACGCCGAGGCGTTCGCCGAGGCCGACGTCGATCCGACCGATCTCGGTTCGTGGGCTGACTTTCAGTCGATTCCCTTCACCGAATCGGGCGACCTGAAGGCCGACTTCGACGCGCACGGTCCCGAGGGATCGCTGTACACCGAGGGCGCGATGATCTCGTTTTCGCCGCTCGGCGACGATCTCGCGCCGATGTTCGACACCCGCGCGGACCTCGACTACGAGGCGGAGGTCAACGCCGACCTCTTCGAGGCGGCGGGGATCAAACCGGGCGATCGCGTCCTCAACACGTTCGGGTACCACCTCTTCGGGACCGGGATTCTGCTCCAGCGCGGCCTCGAGGAACTCGGCGCTGAAGTGTTCCCGGTCGGTCCGGGCGACTCCGAGCAGGCGGCCGGCTTCATCTCCGAGTACGACGTCGACGTGCTGGTCGGCAACCCGAGCTTCGCGCTGAAGATCGCCGAGGCGGGCGCGTCCGTCGACGTCTTGGTCGGCGGCGGCGAACCGTTCACCTCGATCCCCGGCTACCGCGAGGAGGTCAAAGACGCACTCGACTGCGAGACGGCGATCGACTACTTCGGCACCCGTCACGTCCTCCCGATCGCCGCCGAGACCGACGCGGAAAACGGCCTCCGCGTCGCCACCGATTACGCGATCGTCGAGATCGTCGACCCCGACAGCGGCGAGCCCCTCCCGCTCGGCGAGCGCGGGGAGGTCGTGGTCACCCATCGTCGCAAGGAGGGGTTCCCGCTGGTCCGGTTCCGGACGGGCGATCTCGCCGAGTTGGAGCGGCGAGGAGACGACCTCGTCCTCCCCGACGGCGTCATCGGCCGAACCGACGACCGGCTGAAGGTCAAGGGTGTGAAGGTGTATCCGGAGAGCATCCCCGCCGTCCTCGCCGCCTTCGACGGGCTGACCGGGGAGTTCGCGGTCCGGGTGACGCGCCCCGAGTCGACGGACCACCTCGAGATCGTCTGTGAGGGCACCGCCGACGAGGCCGAACTCGCCGAGGCGCTCGCCAGCCGGCTCGTCATCTCGCCGGACGAACTCACGCTCGTCGACGACCTGGAGGAGCCGGGCGTCTTCGACGAGCGGTACTAA
- the dapB gene encoding 4-hydroxy-tetrahydrodipicolinate reductase translates to MNLVVIGATGRTGSEIVAEASGRGHDVVGVATSADTVEDVRVYPDDELPRLLEDADAAIDFTVPAATREHVERVVEAGVPYVVGTTGFGEAGLDALRGASKSIPVLKASNFARGVQALLRLVEAGVEALPEYDIELTETHHSGKRDAPSGTANTILDVVDSAARSKLDRTHGREGEHKREKSEVGVHVRRAGTVRGEHELLLAGNDEVLTLTHRAESRRVFAAGAVDAAEWLADADAGWYAFGDVL, encoded by the coding sequence ATGAACCTCGTCGTCATCGGCGCGACCGGCCGAACCGGCAGCGAGATCGTCGCAGAGGCCAGTGGCCGCGGTCACGACGTGGTCGGCGTCGCCACGTCCGCAGACACCGTCGAGGACGTGCGCGTCTACCCGGACGACGAGCTCCCGCGACTCCTCGAGGACGCCGACGCGGCGATCGACTTCACCGTTCCCGCGGCGACGCGAGAACACGTCGAACGCGTCGTCGAGGCGGGCGTACCCTACGTCGTTGGGACGACGGGTTTCGGCGAGGCGGGACTCGATGCGCTTCGGGGGGCCAGCAAATCGATCCCCGTGCTCAAGGCGTCGAACTTCGCCCGCGGCGTCCAGGCGCTCCTTCGGCTGGTCGAAGCCGGCGTCGAGGCACTACCGGAGTACGACATCGAACTCACGGAAACCCACCACAGTGGGAAGCGAGACGCTCCGAGCGGTACCGCGAACACGATCCTCGACGTCGTCGATTCGGCGGCTCGCTCGAAACTGGATCGGACCCACGGCCGGGAGGGTGAGCACAAACGCGAGAAATCGGAGGTCGGTGTCCACGTCCGACGCGCCGGCACCGTCCGAGGCGAGCACGAACTCCTCCTGGCGGGAAACGACGAGGTCCTGACGCTGACCCACCGCGCCGAATCCAGACGCGTGTTCGCCGCGGGTGCCGTCGACGCGGCCGAGTGGCTCGCCGACGCGGACGCCGGTTGGTACGCGTTCGGCGACGTGCTGTGA
- a CDS encoding AMP-binding protein, producing the protein MTENIEALRDEIVHEPDSGFAESTNVAAFMDEYGIADYDELIERTTTEIEWFWDELPDYLGIDFYEDYDAVRDDTDGPQFTKWYPGGELNVAHNTVDRHAALDAERRNKVACIWEGEDGTVRELTYHELKRQSNQVANYLESVGINTGDTVGLYMPMVPEVISILYGCFKAGAIAVPIFSGFGVDATATRIEDSECSVLFTGDGFYRRGGEITLKDAADEAIDEVGHVEHTVVFDRLGASDDDSDLEIPFDDARDAWWADAIATRSDEYETKSLPSDQECMLLYSSGTTGKPKGIVHTHAGAQLQPAKELHFSFDLKPADRFCWVSDIGWMMGPWTLIGTHTFGGTMVMYEGAPDHPQPDRFWELIDRHGITQFGISPTAIRALRKQGDEWVEGHDLSSLRILGSTGEPWDPESWLWYYERVGGGDTPIINISGGTEIFGCFLSPLPTQPLKPCTLGGPGLGMAVDIVDETGESVRDAHERGYLVARDSNPAMTKSLWGGDDRYLHEYWSAFQKPPMWNHGDWAQKDEDGFWFLHGRADDVLNVAGRKVGPAEIEGAAMEHVDVNQAAAVGVPDDTTGTAVVLYVIVEEGVEETDGLREEIRELVGEEQGKPFRPREILFVDEFPKTQSGKIIRRAVEATYTGEGLGDLSSIENPDALDNIENAR; encoded by the coding sequence ATGACAGAAAATATCGAGGCGCTCCGCGACGAGATCGTCCACGAGCCGGACTCGGGGTTCGCCGAATCGACGAACGTGGCGGCGTTCATGGACGAGTACGGCATCGCCGACTACGACGAACTCATCGAGCGGACGACGACCGAAATCGAGTGGTTCTGGGACGAACTCCCCGACTACCTCGGGATCGACTTCTACGAGGACTACGACGCGGTCCGCGACGACACCGACGGCCCCCAGTTCACGAAGTGGTACCCCGGCGGCGAACTGAACGTCGCACACAACACCGTCGACCGACACGCCGCGCTCGACGCCGAGCGGCGCAACAAAGTGGCCTGCATCTGGGAGGGCGAGGACGGCACGGTGCGAGAGCTCACCTACCACGAGCTCAAGCGTCAGTCGAACCAGGTCGCCAACTATCTCGAATCGGTGGGCATCAACACCGGCGACACCGTCGGGCTGTATATGCCGATGGTCCCCGAGGTCATCTCGATCCTCTACGGCTGTTTCAAAGCCGGCGCGATCGCCGTCCCGATCTTCTCGGGCTTCGGCGTCGACGCGACCGCGACCCGGATCGAGGACTCCGAATGCTCGGTGCTGTTCACGGGCGACGGCTTCTACCGACGCGGCGGCGAGATCACGCTCAAAGACGCCGCCGACGAGGCGATCGACGAGGTCGGCCACGTCGAACACACGGTCGTCTTCGATCGGCTCGGCGCGAGCGACGACGACAGCGATCTCGAGATTCCCTTCGACGACGCGCGCGACGCGTGGTGGGCCGACGCCATCGCGACTCGATCGGACGAGTACGAGACGAAATCGCTGCCGAGCGATCAGGAGTGCATGCTGTTGTACTCCTCGGGGACGACCGGCAAGCCGAAGGGGATCGTCCACACCCACGCGGGCGCACAGCTCCAGCCCGCCAAGGAGCTGCACTTTAGCTTCGATCTCAAACCCGCCGATCGGTTCTGCTGGGTGTCGGACATCGGCTGGATGATGGGTCCGTGGACGCTCATCGGGACGCACACCTTCGGCGGCACGATGGTGATGTACGAGGGCGCGCCGGATCACCCCCAGCCGGACCGCTTCTGGGAGCTCATCGACCGCCACGGGATCACGCAGTTCGGCATCTCCCCGACGGCGATCCGCGCGCTGCGCAAGCAGGGTGACGAGTGGGTCGAGGGCCACGATCTGTCCTCGCTTCGGATCCTCGGCTCGACGGGCGAGCCGTGGGACCCCGAGTCGTGGCTGTGGTACTACGAGCGCGTCGGCGGCGGCGACACGCCGATCATCAACATCTCCGGGGGGACGGAGATCTTCGGCTGTTTCCTGTCGCCGCTGCCGACCCAGCCGCTGAAGCCCTGCACGCTGGGCGGCCCCGGACTGGGGATGGCGGTCGACATCGTCGACGAGACGGGCGAATCGGTCAGAGACGCTCACGAGCGCGGGTATCTCGTCGCCCGCGACTCGAACCCCGCGATGACGAAGTCGCTGTGGGGCGGCGACGACCGCTATCTTCACGAGTACTGGTCGGCGTTCCAGAAGCCGCCGATGTGGAACCACGGTGACTGGGCGCAAAAGGACGAAGACGGCTTCTGGTTCCTGCACGGCCGTGCGGACGACGTGTTGAACGTGGCGGGGCGGAAGGTCGGCCCCGCCGAGATCGAGGGCGCGGCGATGGAGCACGTGGACGTGAATCAGGCGGCAGCGGTCGGGGTCCCGGACGACACGACGGGGACGGCGGTCGTGCTGTACGTGATCGTCGAGGAGGGCGTCGAGGAGACCGACGGGTTGCGCGAGGAGATCCGCGAACTCGTCGGCGAGGAACAGGGCAAGCCGTTCCGCCCGCGCGAGATCCTATTCGTCGACGAGTTCCCGAAAACGCAGTCCGGGAAGATCATCCGCCGGGCGGTCGAGGCGACCTACACCGGCGAGGGTCTGGGTGACCTCTCCTCGATCGAGAACCCCGACGCGCTCGACAACATCGAGAACGCGCGGTAG
- a CDS encoding hybrid sensor histidine kinase/response regulator, translating into MTEPVRILHVDDMLDFAEMTATFLERKNDQFSVETARSADEGLAYLAESRVDCVVSDHDMGEHDGIEFLETVREDYPDLPFILFTGKGSEEIASDAISAGVTGYLQKEGGAEQYTVLANRIRIAVEKARAQRERQRHLDAIETVQEGISILDESGHFIYVNRAYADIHDYDPEEMVGKHWEEVYHEEQIPELNDVIFPEVERRGRWSGTTTGLRADGATFTKSHTIATTVHGEYVCTGRDLTERRARERERERYETIIEALGDPIYALDAEGCYTFVNDAFVAETGYQRSEIVGEHVSRVVSDEDLERGQSVIRGLLWDDDRRATTWELTRITANGRRVPTENHMALLPDDDGEFRGTAGVLRDITERTERERELQHERDRLDEFASVVSHDLRSPLSVAAGRLELAREECDSSHLDDVDHALDRMGELIADLLTLARQGDRIDETEPVDIATLADRCWQNVETAEATVEAAFDGMVRADRGRLQQLLENLLRNAVDHGGPAVSVIVGDLDDGFYVEDDGPGIPVDERERVFEAGYSTFEEGTGFGLRIVQQIADAHGWDIAVTHGVDGGARFSITGVEFVNPTE; encoded by the coding sequence ATGACGGAGCCCGTTCGGATACTCCACGTCGACGACATGCTCGATTTCGCCGAGATGACGGCGACGTTTCTCGAACGAAAAAACGATCAGTTCAGCGTCGAGACGGCCAGGAGCGCCGACGAAGGGCTCGCGTATCTCGCCGAGAGCCGCGTCGACTGCGTGGTGTCCGACCACGACATGGGCGAACACGACGGCATCGAGTTTCTCGAAACCGTTCGCGAGGACTATCCCGACCTCCCGTTTATCCTCTTTACCGGCAAGGGCTCCGAGGAGATAGCGAGCGACGCCATCTCGGCGGGCGTCACCGGGTACCTCCAGAAGGAGGGCGGCGCCGAACAGTACACCGTCCTGGCGAATCGGATCCGGATCGCCGTCGAGAAGGCGCGCGCCCAGCGCGAGCGCCAACGCCACCTCGATGCCATCGAAACCGTCCAGGAGGGAATCAGCATCCTCGACGAGTCCGGCCATTTCATCTACGTGAATCGGGCCTACGCCGATATCCACGACTACGATCCCGAGGAGATGGTCGGCAAGCACTGGGAGGAAGTGTATCACGAGGAGCAGATCCCCGAACTCAACGACGTGATCTTCCCGGAGGTCGAACGACGCGGGCGCTGGAGTGGGACGACGACCGGGCTCCGCGCCGACGGCGCTACGTTCACGAAGTCCCACACCATCGCGACGACCGTCCACGGCGAGTACGTCTGCACCGGGCGTGATCTCACCGAGCGGAGAGCGCGCGAGCGCGAGCGCGAACGCTACGAGACGATCATCGAGGCGCTCGGCGATCCGATCTACGCGCTGGACGCCGAAGGGTGCTACACGTTCGTCAACGACGCGTTCGTCGCCGAAACCGGCTATCAGCGCTCGGAGATCGTCGGTGAACACGTCTCGAGGGTGGTGTCGGACGAGGATCTCGAACGCGGTCAGTCGGTCATCCGAGGACTGCTGTGGGACGACGATCGACGGGCGACGACGTGGGAACTCACCCGAATCACCGCGAACGGACGGCGCGTCCCGACGGAGAATCACATGGCGCTGTTACCCGACGACGACGGCGAGTTTCGGGGAACCGCCGGCGTCCTTCGGGACATCACCGAGCGAACGGAGCGCGAGCGCGAACTCCAACACGAGCGCGATCGGCTCGACGAGTTCGCGAGCGTCGTCTCCCACGATCTCCGGAGCCCGCTGAGCGTGGCAGCGGGGCGGCTGGAACTCGCTCGCGAGGAGTGTGACAGCAGCCACCTCGACGACGTCGACCACGCGCTCGATCGGATGGGCGAGTTGATCGCGGACTTGCTCACGCTGGCTCGGCAAGGCGACCGAATCGACGAGACGGAACCGGTCGACATCGCGACGCTCGCGGACAGATGTTGGCAGAACGTCGAGACGGCAGAGGCGACCGTCGAGGCGGCGTTCGACGGGATGGTTCGGGCCGACCGCGGCCGCCTCCAGCAACTGCTCGAAAACCTTCTCCGAAACGCCGTCGACCACGGTGGACCAGCCGTGTCGGTCATCGTTGGCGACCTCGACGATGGATTCTACGTCGAGGACGACGGGCCAGGAATCCCGGTAGATGAGCGCGAGCGAGTGTTTGAAGCGGGCTACTCGACGTTCGAGGAGGGGACGGGGTTCGGACTCCGGATCGTACAGCAGATCGCCGACGCCCACGGGTGGGACATCGCGGTGACGCACGGTGTCGACGGCGGCGCCCGGTTTTCGATCACCGGCGTCGAGTTCGTCAATCCGACCGAGTGA
- a CDS encoding metallophosphoesterase, with the protein MEFDPRDRAVYLPETGTLVCADLHVGRDATSDVEFRVGEHEDLTERFEALLDRYDPAEVVVAGDLLHSFDRIPTGATATVRALAGIAADSGCRMVVTPGNHDTMLEELWDGQIETECAVGEEADADDSSVVVTHGHVEPESDAAWYVVGHDHPTIEIEGVRRPCYLYGPDQYDGSGVLMLPSFSRLPAGIRVNGLSASEFQSPLVTDVGSLRPIVHDADGDGVHEFPPLRQLRRFL; encoded by the coding sequence ATGGAGTTCGATCCCCGCGATCGAGCGGTCTACCTCCCAGAGACGGGGACGCTCGTCTGTGCGGACCTCCACGTCGGGCGGGACGCGACCTCGGACGTCGAGTTCCGCGTCGGCGAACACGAGGACCTCACGGAGCGATTCGAGGCTCTCCTCGACCGATACGACCCGGCGGAGGTGGTCGTCGCCGGGGACCTCTTGCACTCGTTCGATCGGATTCCGACGGGGGCGACGGCGACGGTCCGCGCGCTCGCCGGGATCGCGGCGGATTCGGGCTGTCGGATGGTCGTGACGCCCGGCAATCACGACACGATGCTCGAAGAGCTGTGGGACGGTCAGATCGAAACCGAGTGCGCCGTCGGCGAGGAGGCGGACGCGGACGACAGTTCGGTCGTCGTCACGCACGGGCACGTCGAACCCGAGAGCGATGCCGCGTGGTACGTCGTCGGACACGACCACCCGACGATCGAGATCGAGGGCGTCCGTCGGCCCTGTTACCTGTACGGTCCCGACCAGTACGACGGGTCGGGTGTGTTGATGCTCCCGTCGTTTAGTCGTCTTCCCGCTGGAATCCGCGTGAACGGGCTGTCAGCGTCGGAGTTCCAGTCGCCGCTCGTCACCGACGTCGGCTCGCTCCGCCCGATCGTCCACGACGCCGACGGCGACGGGGTTCACGAGTTTCCGCCGCTGCGACAGCTTCGGCGGTTCTTGTGA